The DNA sequence TGGATATCGGGTTTCTGATCCCCTTAAGGGTCGACTGATGTAATACACTGGTTGTTGTACCCCTTCTTTCTCTTGCAGTAGAGCTGCTGATACTTCGTCCAGTGTGACCACCAAATATAGCAACAAGGGTTCCCCCCGCTTGGTTTGACTTAGCAATGGAGGGTTGGTTAAATATTGTTTCAACTGTGCAAAGGTTTCTTCACATTCGTTGTCCCAGCTTTGAGCCTTTCGCAATACTCGAAAGAACGGCAAACATCTGTCCATCGATCGGAACATAAACCTATTAAGTGCTGCCACTTTTCCTGCTAGCTGCTAAACTGCATTCAAGTTCCTTGGCGATTTCATTTTGGTGATGGCTTGCACTTTCTTTGGATTTGCTTCAATTCCTATTTCTGAAACCATAAAGCACAAGAATTTTCCTGACCGTACTCTGAATGCTCACTTGGTCAGGTTTAACTTCATTTTATAACACTTTAGCACTTCGAAAGCCTCTCTTAGATCTTTGACATGCAACCCTGGTTATTTGCTTTTAACTAGAAAACCATCAACGTAAACCTCCATGTTACGACCTATCTGCTCTTTGAACATTTTGTTCACTAATCTCTAACACGTGGCTTCAGCATTTTTTAGCCCGAAGGGCATGACTTTATAGTAATATAGCCTTCGGTCAGTTATAAACGCTATTTTCTCCTGATCACCTCGACTCATCTTAATTTGGTTGTACCTCGAGTACGCATCCATGAAACTTAACATCTTATGTCTCGCTGTTAAATCTACAATTAGGTCTATTCGCGGTAGGGGACAATTGTATTTAGGGCAAGCCTTGTTAGGGTCTGTGAAGTCCATGCACATTCGCCATTTGTTGCTGGCTTTCTTTACCAGTACTACATTTGAAAGCCACTCGAGGTATTGAACTTCTTTGATAAATCTCACTGCTAGTAGCCGATCCACTTCTTCGATGATTGCCGCGTACTTCTCGGTTCTGAAACTCCCATTTCTTTGCTTGACTGGCAGAGCTTCAGAGCTTATGCTCAACTGATGCTCTATGACATATTTGCCAATTCCTAGCATGTCCTCGTGACTCCAGGCGAAGACGTCCTTGTGCTCTACCAAGAGTTCCTTCAATCGACGCCTTTCCTCCTTACTCAGCCTGGTTCCAATCCTGACAGTGGATTAAGGGTATTTTGAGTCGAGAGTGACTAATTCCATAGGCTCGTGGGTCTCACCTCGTCTTAATGCACTTTCATCTCTAGTTTCCACCTCGGGCGCTCTTTCTCTGGTGGTGGCGGGATGAAGTCCACAATGCATTGGTTCTCCTTCTCTGTCATCTTTACCTCCTTCTCGCCTTATCGGAGTTCTTGTACATAACACTCTCGAGCTAACACCTACTCACCACATACTTCACCAATGCTCGCTTTTGTGGGGAATTTCACTTTTAGATGATAGGTGGATGTTATCGCCTTGATCGCATTCAGAGTCGGGTGACCAATTATGGTGTTGTAAGCTGACCGAGTTCTTACTACAAGAAAGTCTATCATTGTGGTGGTTGTGCTCAGGCTGGATCCCACTATGACTGGTAAGGCGATGGATCCCACAGGTTGAACTGTCTTAACAAAGAAACCTTTTAACGTCATAGGGGCTGGGCGTAGCCGACCTGGCCCAATTCCCATCTTCTCGTACAATTCCCATAATAAGATATCTGCTAAGCTCCCATTGTCTATCAAGATTCTTTGGGTGGTATAGTTGGCTATTAACATGGTGACTATCAAAGCATCGTCATGTGAGTAAAGCACTCCTTTGCAGTCATCCTCGCCAAAGGATATCGTGATGGGTGAATGTAGTTTGGGTTGCTTCTCTGGTCTTCCCATGCTAAAAACTTCCTTGTACCTATCTTGCCAAGCATAGTTTTCCGCCCTGACGAAGTAGGTCCTCCACCTGTGCATCCCCCATCAATCGTGCAAATTTCACCTAGCGGGAGGTTTCTTTGGTTTGCATTCTATCTTGAATCCTAGTCTTCTTGAGGCATCCTTCTGCCCCTAGGGCTTTTGCTCCACCTTTGCCTTTGGTCTCGATCTATCCTTCGCTCGGTCACTTGCCTTGGGGGGGGAGGCAGTGGCCTAAGCTACTAACCTCTCAAGTTCTCCATTATTTTGCATCTCTTCAATCGTCTGCTTTAATGCACGACAATCCTCTGTACGGTGACCACTGGTGTTGTGATAAGAGCAGAATCTTTGCGACTACCACCCTCGATTGTCATCTTGATAGGACTCTCGAGTCTTTTCCTGCACATTCATACTGGAATACTATGTTCGAGGGTAGTTTGCCCTTTTGCTCGTCTCCCGCCTTTCCTCATATTgacctttctttgtttttgagCTTCCATCTCGATCCCTCTTCAAAGTTCCTTTCTTCACATGGTCCTCTGATCGTTCCTTCTCAGAGCGTATGGGTGTTGTTAGTGCCCGCAATGTATCTTCTACATTGATAAAGTCGTCGGCTTTGTCCTTGAATTCATGCAAAGTGGTCGGAGTCTTCCTGGCTAATTCGTCCATGAAGGGGCGGGCTCCTCGGCCATATTCCTCCTAGTAAAGTTGCCAGTGTTATCTTCTCGTCCTAATCGTCAGCCATCATCCTTTCCCTGTTAAATCGTGCGAGGTACATTTTCAAGCTCTCGTCTTCTTTCTGCTTGACAGTTAGCAAATACGCGGCTAGTCTCCTCCTCCTTCGACTTGCCATAAACTGGGTCAGGAATTGACGACCCAGATACTCAAAACTATCTACTGATCCTGACTGCAAGGCTCCAAACCACTCCTGGGCAACCCCTTTCAGAGTCAATGGGAAGGCTTGGCATGCAATTTCACTAGGAAACCCGTGAAGTGTCATGTGGGCCTTGAAAGTCTCCAGATGCTCAACGAGATCTTTGGTGCCATCGTACATCTCCATCGTTGGGAC is a window from the Juglans regia cultivar Chandler chromosome 7, Walnut 2.0, whole genome shotgun sequence genome containing:
- the LOC109019625 gene encoding uncharacterized protein LOC109019625, producing MDELARKTPTTLHEFKDKADDFINVEDTLRALTTPIRSEKERSEDHVKKGTLKRDRDGSSKTKKGQYEERRETSKRANYPRTYGHRTEDCRALKQTIEEMQNNGELERWRTYFVRAENYAWQDRYKEVFSMGRPEKQPKLHSPITISFGEDDCKGVLYSHDDALIVTMLIANYTTQRILIDNGSLADILLWELYEKMGIGPGRLRPAPMTLKGFFVKTVQPVGSIALPVIVGSSLSTTTTMIDFLVVRTRSAYNTIIGHPTLNAIKAITSTYHLKVKFPTKASIGEVCGE